In Halorhabdus tiamatea SARL4B, a genomic segment contains:
- a CDS encoding sugar-binding protein, whose amino-acid sequence MRRRTFLNGTVAATTGLAGCFGLSDSRERTTSESGPPPLHVEGRWLVDPDGRRVVLRGVNVPDPWWGDTYADLRGKGYWETLGLATDDDAGWHTDVVRVPVEPRSIREVGIETLAEEYLDRVVETTRERGRYVIIDYHAIEPYDTETIDERIRRFWNHIGPRYAEEGHVLYELFNEPTEPRGEGRDTWQRWREVAQPWVDLLRDRAPETPIIVGSPAWSSMVRFAPEEPFEGENLIYSAHLFPSTNTEFWEPQYGDPSFDVPVFIDEWGYIDDDRTGIEPHMIGTTDGWGRPFRTWIDSHPNVNWTAWVFDSEWMPRMFDTEWNLLGGNDYMGVFAKEWLADTRDSHPLGPDEANEPPSAPSVEISDVGPTTATITWQHESEGGQPAAQFRVTVAGRQPQILRGASESVTVRGLRPAETSEVTVVAVDGYGNRSPPGRVTVETANAAATTIPATNSSPSIDGELGDTWIRTTPYDLSTWTIEPTDSVDLAAEWRALWDDTALYLGVSVTDEDIDTDADEVWRNDAAELYLDLDSSREESYDGNDDLQLVFPRDGGVQAGANSAPIADAVQVASVEVEGGWRVETAVPWAAYEVEPSPGDRIGFDIHVIDGGGESRSKRSWAADSDVAWEHPRAFGIVELGTSE is encoded by the coding sequence ATGCGTCGCCGTACGTTCCTGAACGGAACCGTCGCGGCCACGACTGGCCTGGCCGGCTGTTTTGGCCTGTCGGACAGTCGCGAACGTACCACGAGCGAGTCCGGGCCGCCGCCCCTCCACGTCGAGGGGCGCTGGCTCGTCGATCCGGACGGCAGGCGCGTGGTGCTCCGTGGGGTGAACGTGCCCGACCCCTGGTGGGGAGATACCTACGCCGACTTACGCGGGAAGGGTTATTGGGAGACTCTCGGGCTTGCGACTGACGACGACGCTGGCTGGCACACCGACGTCGTTCGCGTCCCGGTCGAACCGCGCTCGATCCGGGAGGTCGGCATCGAGACGTTAGCCGAGGAGTACCTCGATCGCGTCGTCGAGACGACGCGTGAACGGGGCCGATACGTCATCATCGACTACCACGCGATCGAGCCCTACGACACCGAAACTATCGACGAGCGCATCCGCCGATTCTGGAACCACATCGGGCCGCGATACGCCGAGGAGGGTCACGTCCTCTATGAACTGTTCAACGAACCGACCGAACCACGCGGCGAGGGCCGAGACACCTGGCAGCGGTGGCGCGAGGTCGCCCAGCCGTGGGTCGATCTCTTGCGCGATCGAGCGCCTGAGACGCCGATCATCGTCGGGTCGCCCGCATGGTCGTCGATGGTACGGTTCGCCCCGGAGGAACCCTTCGAGGGTGAGAACCTGATCTACAGTGCTCACTTGTTCCCTTCGACGAATACGGAATTCTGGGAACCACAGTACGGCGACCCGTCCTTTGATGTCCCTGTGTTCATCGACGAGTGGGGATATATCGACGACGATCGCACCGGGATCGAGCCCCACATGATCGGCACGACGGACGGGTGGGGTCGGCCGTTCCGTACGTGGATTGACAGTCACCCGAACGTCAACTGGACCGCCTGGGTCTTCGACTCGGAGTGGATGCCGCGGATGTTCGACACCGAATGGAATCTGCTCGGCGGCAACGACTACATGGGGGTGTTTGCCAAGGAGTGGCTGGCCGACACCAGAGACAGCCATCCACTCGGACCCGATGAAGCGAATGAGCCGCCGTCCGCACCGTCGGTCGAAATCAGTGACGTCGGTCCGACGACCGCGACGATCACCTGGCAACACGAATCGGAAGGGGGTCAACCGGCCGCGCAGTTCCGGGTGACCGTGGCCGGTCGACAGCCACAGATCCTCCGGGGGGCGAGCGAGTCGGTGACCGTCAGAGGCCTTCGCCCGGCCGAGACCTCCGAGGTGACTGTCGTCGCCGTCGACGGCTACGGGAACCGCTCGCCGCCGGGCCGTGTCACGGTAGAGACGGCGAACGCCGCCGCGACGACTATTCCGGCTACGAATTCGTCCCCCTCGATCGACGGGGAACTGGGCGACACCTGGATCCGGACGACGCCATACGATCTCTCTACGTGGACGATCGAACCGACGGATTCGGTCGACCTCGCGGCTGAGTGGCGCGCACTCTGGGACGACACCGCGCTGTACCTCGGCGTCTCGGTCACAGACGAAGACATCGACACCGACGCCGATGAAGTCTGGCGCAACGACGCCGCCGAACTGTACCTCGACCTCGACAGCAGCCGGGAGGAGAGTTACGATGGGAACGACGATCTCCAACTCGTCTTTCCCCGGGACGGGGGCGTCCAGGCGGGCGCGAACTCGGCCCCTATCGCCGACGCCGTCCAGGTCGCGTCCGTCGAGGTCGAGGGCGGCTGGCGAGTCGAGACCGCCGTCCCGTGGGCGGCCTACGAAGTCGAGCCGTCCCCCGGCGACCGAATTGGATTCGACATCCACGTCATCGATGGCGGGGGCGAGTCCCGGAGCAAGCGATCCTGGGCCGCCGACTCCGACGTCGCCTGGGAGCATCCGCGGGCGTTCGGCATCGTCGAGCTTGGCACATCCGAATGA
- a CDS encoding receiver/sensor box histidine kinase: MDDLDRSITLLYVEDDDDADDDLISFLQRERERIGVLSVVGAETGLERLETASVDCIVSEYPLPEMNGLEFLAAVRDRYGNLPFILYTDEGSEAVASAAISAGVTDYVRRQAGPAQYERLADRIEQAVHNRQDGSLNDQSTLRSKANLLDQLFEQLPVSLYVKDTEGRHLYMSDYDLSPGDAIGKTDREVYGDDEFAREAVADDRHVVETGEPIINKEEYNENNGEWTLTSKVPWYGEDGEIKGLIGVTRFITEKKEYEREIERKNERLEKFASVVSHDLRNPLNVAIGNVDLLRQEYDDSRLERVETALDRMDQLIADILELARQGQSAFETEAVSLQALSRGAWANVETDGVELEIAGDLSFHGDHQRVVELFENIFRNVRDHAGPGTITVGPLSDATGFYVADDGPGIPVGEREDVFQPGFTTAENGTGFGLAIVSEIAEGHGWDIAVAESESGGARFEITGVESC; this comes from the coding sequence ATGGACGATCTGGATCGCTCGATCACTTTATTATACGTCGAAGACGACGATGACGCCGACGACGACCTGATTTCGTTTCTTCAGCGAGAACGTGAGCGGATTGGGGTCCTGTCAGTGGTGGGTGCGGAGACTGGTCTCGAGCGACTCGAAACAGCGTCCGTCGATTGTATCGTCAGCGAGTACCCACTCCCAGAGATGAACGGGCTCGAGTTCCTTGCGGCTGTCCGGGACCGATATGGCAATCTTCCGTTCATTCTCTACACTGACGAGGGGAGCGAAGCCGTCGCCAGTGCGGCTATCTCGGCTGGTGTTACCGACTACGTCAGGCGACAAGCTGGCCCGGCTCAGTACGAACGGCTGGCCGACCGAATCGAACAGGCCGTTCACAACCGCCAGGACGGCTCCCTGAACGACCAGTCGACGCTTCGAAGCAAAGCCAACCTCCTCGACCAGCTCTTCGAGCAACTCCCGGTGTCGCTGTACGTCAAAGACACGGAGGGCCGACACCTGTACATGAGTGACTACGACCTGTCTCCGGGGGATGCCATCGGGAAGACAGACCGGGAGGTCTACGGCGACGACGAGTTCGCTCGCGAGGCCGTTGCGGACGATAGACACGTCGTCGAGACGGGCGAACCGATCATCAACAAAGAGGAGTACAACGAAAACAACGGCGAGTGGACGCTCACCTCGAAAGTGCCGTGGTACGGCGAGGACGGCGAGATCAAGGGCCTCATCGGCGTCACCCGGTTCATCACCGAGAAAAAGGAGTACGAACGCGAGATCGAACGCAAGAACGAACGCCTGGAGAAGTTCGCCTCGGTCGTCTCTCACGACCTGCGAAATCCGCTGAACGTCGCGATCGGCAACGTCGACTTGCTTCGCCAGGAGTACGACGACAGCCGATTGGAACGGGTCGAGACTGCACTCGACCGGATGGACCAGTTGATCGCGGACATCCTCGAACTTGCCCGGCAGGGTCAGTCAGCGTTCGAAACCGAAGCCGTTTCCCTGCAGGCCCTCTCTCGAGGGGCCTGGGCGAACGTCGAAACCGACGGGGTCGAACTCGAAATCGCCGGTGATCTCTCGTTCCATGGCGACCACCAGCGCGTTGTCGAACTGTTCGAAAATATCTTCAGAAACGTCCGTGACCACGCCGGCCCAGGGACAATTACTGTCGGTCCACTGTCGGACGCGACGGGATTTTACGTCGCCGACGACGGGCCGGGAATCCCTGTGGGCGAGCGCGAGGACGTCTTCCAGCCTGGATTCACCACCGCGGAGAACGGGACTGGGTTCGGGTTGGCGATCGTCTCGGAGATCGCGGAGGGCCACGGCTGGGATATCGCTGTCGCCGAAAGCGAGTCCGGCGGCGCTCGCTTCGAGATCACTGGCGTCGAGTCGTGCTAG
- the rdgB gene encoding RdgB/HAM1 family non-canonical purine NTP pyrophosphatase: protein MLRFVTGNDGKVREARAALDDDVTQFTYDYPEIQSPDLGAIAAHGAREAYREVGAPVMVEDSGLFVDAFAGFPGPYSAYVEDTLGIERVWRLTEPEDDHAAAFRSVIAYCDGSGFASAPAVRDGEPPVAIFEGRVEGTIVAPRGDGGFGYDPIFEYDDRTFAEMDPEEKNEHSHRGRAIDAFVEWYDGQGEA, encoded by the coding sequence ATGCTCCGCTTCGTGACCGGTAACGACGGCAAAGTCCGAGAGGCCCGAGCAGCACTCGACGACGACGTGACGCAGTTCACTTACGACTACCCGGAGATCCAGAGTCCCGACCTCGGCGCGATCGCCGCTCACGGGGCACGCGAGGCCTACCGCGAGGTCGGCGCGCCCGTCATGGTCGAGGACTCCGGGCTGTTCGTCGACGCATTCGCGGGCTTTCCCGGGCCGTACTCGGCGTACGTCGAGGACACGCTCGGGATCGAGCGCGTCTGGCGGCTGACCGAGCCGGAGGACGACCACGCCGCCGCGTTCCGGTCGGTGATCGCCTACTGCGACGGCTCCGGGTTCGCTTCCGCCCCCGCCGTCCGGGACGGCGAACCACCGGTCGCGATCTTCGAGGGACGCGTCGAGGGGACGATCGTCGCCCCGCGGGGCGACGGCGGGTTCGGCTACGACCCCATCTTCGAGTACGACGACCGGACATTCGCCGAGATGGACCCCGAGGAGAAAAACGAGCACTCACATCGCGGGCGAGCGATCGATGCCTTCGTAGAGTGGTACGACGGGCAGGGCGAGGCCTGA
- a CDS encoding DUF5808 domain-containing protein, which translates to MSEKPQTGEIFGIPYNFERPSMKRLLSAYWQPGEGMLTKKPFGIGYTLNLANWRSWIVLGVAGLLLYQQQSGESEADADGDEESSEPVEVMVE; encoded by the coding sequence ATGTCCGAGAAACCGCAGACGGGCGAAATCTTCGGCATCCCGTACAACTTCGAGCGACCGAGCATGAAGCGACTTCTCTCGGCGTACTGGCAGCCCGGCGAGGGCATGCTCACGAAGAAGCCGTTCGGCATCGGCTACACGCTCAACCTCGCGAACTGGCGGTCATGGATCGTCCTGGGCGTCGCCGGCCTCCTGCTGTACCAGCAACAGTCCGGCGAGAGCGAGGCCGACGCGGACGGTGACGAGGAGTCCAGCGAACCCGTCGAAGTCATGGTAGAGTGA
- a CDS encoding CBS domain-containing protein produces MRRFRIGSAFGIPIQLDLTFLLVLPLFAWLIGAQVGQTADLLNDVWGAGIDGAALSTGQLPWLLGVTAALGLFAGVVLHELGHSVVAMRYGFPISSITLWLFGGIAQLEEMPEDWKQELFIAIAGPTVSVALAGLSYAGFLLVPAGDAVGFAAVKFLLGYLALLNFALAIFNMLPGFPMDGGRVLRALLARNRPFARATQIAAEVGKLFALLLGLFGLFGGGGLFLVAIAFFIYIGASSEAQMTTMKAAFEGVTVRDVMTPADRVQTVDPDLSVAELMELMFRERHTGFPVTENGAVVGLVTLADARAVREVEREAFRTDEVMTTDLRTIHPDENAMTALTQMQQDNIGRLLVMEDGEFVGLLTRSDLMTALSIIKESGRDSVQSGRALNGGVPTTMARDRDREASQDDRRFED; encoded by the coding sequence ATGCGACGCTTCCGGATCGGCAGCGCGTTCGGGATCCCGATACAGCTGGATCTGACTTTCCTGCTCGTGCTCCCACTTTTCGCCTGGCTCATCGGCGCACAGGTCGGTCAGACGGCCGACTTGCTCAACGACGTCTGGGGGGCGGGCATCGACGGGGCGGCCCTCTCGACCGGACAGCTTCCCTGGCTTCTGGGAGTGACGGCTGCACTCGGGCTGTTCGCCGGCGTCGTCCTCCACGAACTCGGTCATTCGGTCGTGGCGATGCGCTATGGCTTTCCCATCTCCTCGATCACGCTGTGGCTGTTCGGGGGCATCGCCCAACTCGAGGAGATGCCCGAAGACTGGAAACAGGAACTGTTCATCGCGATCGCGGGACCGACTGTCAGCGTGGCGCTTGCGGGACTCTCCTACGCCGGATTCCTGCTCGTTCCGGCGGGCGACGCTGTCGGATTCGCCGCCGTGAAGTTCCTGTTGGGGTATCTCGCCTTGTTGAACTTCGCGCTGGCGATCTTCAACATGCTGCCCGGCTTTCCGATGGACGGCGGACGGGTTCTCCGGGCGCTGCTGGCCAGGAATCGTCCGTTCGCCCGGGCGACCCAGATCGCCGCGGAGGTCGGCAAACTCTTTGCGCTGTTGCTCGGCCTGTTCGGGCTGTTCGGCGGCGGTGGCCTCTTTCTGGTCGCGATCGCCTTCTTCATCTACATCGGGGCGTCCAGTGAGGCCCAGATGACGACGATGAAGGCCGCTTTCGAGGGCGTGACCGTCCGGGACGTGATGACGCCGGCCGATCGCGTCCAGACAGTCGATCCAGACCTCTCGGTCGCCGAACTCATGGAGCTCATGTTCCGGGAACGACACACCGGGTTCCCCGTCACCGAGAACGGCGCAGTCGTCGGGCTGGTTACGCTGGCTGACGCCCGCGCTGTCCGGGAGGTCGAACGCGAGGCCTTCCGCACTGACGAGGTGATGACCACGGATCTCCGCACGATCCATCCCGACGAGAACGCGATGACGGCCCTGACACAGATGCAGCAGGACAACATCGGTCGACTCCTCGTCATGGAGGACGGCGAGTTCGTCGGCTTGCTCACCCGCTCGGACCTGATGACGGCGCTTTCGATCATCAAGGAGAGCGGGCGTGACTCCGTACAGAGCGGGCGGGCGCTAAACGGCGGCGTCCCGACGACGATGGCCCGTGACCGCGATCGGGAGGCGAGTCAGGACGACCGACGGTTCGAGGATTGA
- a CDS encoding 2'-5' RNA ligase family protein — protein MYSLNVPVPAAVARLAGELAHDVPQAQERTRGEHTLVLKRLGQDRSVPRIQAQVREYLTGQPPFEAQVTGVDYFADPTNGPAPVIYLTVESPELRRLHERLVDLFSPVEGLEGDEYTPHVTIARGGNDERINRLVERSIDPVTWTVTRLTVRDARRGEPASSISLPV, from the coding sequence GTGTACAGTCTGAACGTCCCGGTCCCCGCCGCAGTCGCTCGGCTGGCGGGCGAGTTAGCCCACGATGTGCCACAGGCCCAGGAACGAACGCGCGGCGAACACACGCTGGTGCTCAAGCGACTCGGCCAGGACCGGTCGGTCCCGCGTATACAGGCCCAGGTCCGGGAGTACCTGACCGGCCAGCCCCCCTTCGAAGCGCAAGTGACCGGGGTCGATTACTTCGCCGACCCGACGAACGGACCCGCACCCGTCATTTACCTGACCGTCGAGAGTCCCGAACTCCGTCGGCTCCACGAGCGACTCGTGGACCTGTTTTCCCCAGTCGAGGGCCTGGAAGGCGACGAGTACACACCGCACGTGACGATCGCGCGCGGTGGCAACGACGAGCGGATCAACCGGCTCGTCGAACGCTCGATCGACCCGGTCACCTGGACAGTGACGCGACTCACCGTTCGGGACGCTCGGCGCGGTGAACCAGCGAGCAGTATCTCACTCCCCGTCTGA
- a CDS encoding DUF7554 family protein gives MNLDVEDLLKLVLVLVLVWIVIEVISEVLGLFASLLGPFRPLLGLVIVVLIVLWLLDRI, from the coding sequence ATGAATCTCGACGTCGAAGACCTGCTGAAGCTCGTCCTCGTATTGGTCCTGGTGTGGATCGTCATCGAGGTCATTTCGGAAGTCCTCGGGCTGTTCGCGTCGCTCCTCGGTCCGTTCCGGCCGCTGCTGGGATTGGTCATCGTCGTTTTGATCGTGTTGTGGTTGCTCGACCGGATCTGA
- a CDS encoding argininosuccinate synthase, with protein MTQPTTQQDGNGTVALAFSGGLDTTVCVPLLKEEYGYDDVIGVTVDVGQPDYEFEEAEETAEALGLEHYVVDAREEFADLCLQAVEANADYQGYPLGTALARPVIAEAIADVAEEQGCTALAHGCTGKGNDQLRFEAVWRDTALDVIAPIRELGLTREWENEYAEEKGLPVEGGAGGRYSIDTNLWSRSIEGSELEDPATIPEDDIYLWTENPSGKTAELVEITFEDGTAVAVDGEELGSVELIEALNERAGAHGIGRTDMMEDRMLGLKVRENYEHPAATVLLTAHEALEGLVLTAEERQFKTTIDQRWSEKAYEGLIDAPLMKDLEGFIDETQTRVTGTVTVKLEGGHTRAVSRESDYSVYSESAASFNEEAVTGGITQDDATGVAKYHGFQSRLAKSVTESLADEE; from the coding sequence ATGACACAACCGACGACACAACAGGACGGAAACGGCACCGTCGCGCTCGCCTTCTCGGGCGGGCTCGACACCACAGTCTGCGTACCGCTGCTCAAGGAAGAATACGGCTACGACGACGTCATCGGCGTCACCGTCGACGTCGGCCAGCCCGACTACGAGTTTGAGGAGGCCGAGGAGACCGCCGAGGCACTCGGGCTGGAGCACTACGTCGTCGACGCACGTGAGGAGTTCGCCGACCTCTGCCTGCAGGCCGTCGAGGCCAACGCCGACTACCAGGGCTATCCGCTTGGAACCGCCCTCGCGCGGCCGGTCATCGCCGAGGCGATCGCCGACGTCGCCGAGGAACAGGGCTGTACCGCCTTAGCCCACGGTTGCACCGGGAAGGGTAACGACCAACTCCGCTTCGAGGCGGTCTGGCGCGACACCGCTCTGGACGTCATCGCGCCGATCCGCGAACTCGGACTCACCCGCGAGTGGGAGAACGAGTACGCCGAGGAGAAGGGCCTGCCCGTCGAGGGCGGGGCCGGCGGCCGCTACTCCATCGACACGAACCTCTGGAGTCGCTCGATCGAGGGCTCGGAACTCGAAGACCCTGCGACGATCCCCGAGGACGACATCTACCTCTGGACCGAGAATCCCTCCGGGAAGACGGCCGAACTCGTCGAAATCACCTTCGAGGACGGCACCGCCGTCGCTGTCGACGGCGAAGAACTCGGTTCGGTCGAGTTGATCGAAGCGCTCAACGAACGTGCCGGTGCCCACGGGATCGGCCGGACGGACATGATGGAAGACCGGATGCTCGGCCTGAAGGTCCGCGAGAACTACGAGCACCCGGCCGCGACGGTCCTGCTGACGGCCCACGAGGCCCTGGAGGGACTCGTCCTCACCGCCGAGGAGCGCCAGTTCAAGACCACGATCGACCAGCGCTGGTCCGAGAAGGCTTACGAGGGCCTGATCGACGCGCCGCTGATGAAGGACCTCGAAGGATTCATCGACGAAACCCAAACTCGCGTCACCGGGACGGTGACCGTCAAACTCGAAGGCGGCCACACCAGAGCCGTCTCGCGGGAATCCGACTACTCGGTCTACAGCGAGTCGGCGGCCTCCTTCAACGAGGAGGCCGTGACCGGCGGGATCACACAGGACGACGCCACGGGCGTCGCGAAGTATCACGGGTTCCAGTCGCGCCTGGCCAAGAGCGTGACCGAGTCACTCGCCGACGAGGAGTGA
- the argH gene encoding argininosuccinate lyase translates to MTEEPTANGGGNDPAAGDSNGDGDGSDDGSEGVVRRERFSGGPARGFLSSLAADERIFAADLAVDRAHVVMLEEQGIVDEATAGEILAALADIEDAGHQALPDGEDVHEAIETAVIDRVGPDGGRMHTARSRNDEVATCIRYRLREDLLSAVEATLEARGALIETAESERETVMPGFTHLQPAQPTTVAHWALSYERELARETDRLLDAYDRTNHSPLGAAAFAGTPFDVDRERTADLLGFDGTMDNAMDAVSARDFLVESTAALASLATTLSGLAEDVVIYANKGYVEVDDAYASTSSIMPQKKNPDTLELVRARAGDAAAGLNGLLTTLKGLPRAYNRDLQRAGGHAWRAIDGVSEATEVAAGAIATAEWNDAVLADAAGEGFSTATGVADALAMAGVPFRTAHEVVASAAEAAGDDVDFETLEAAARDTLGESLSAYVDRETIESALDPVESVASRDSAGGPAPEAVAEQIVTARDDHAADTDALDERRTAIDDAVAELQAEVQTYV, encoded by the coding sequence ATGACCGAGGAACCCACGGCGAACGGCGGGGGAAACGATCCGGCGGCCGGTGACAGCAACGGCGACGGAGACGGCAGTGACGACGGCAGCGAGGGCGTCGTCCGCCGGGAGCGCTTCAGCGGCGGCCCCGCCCGGGGGTTCCTCTCGTCGCTTGCCGCCGACGAGCGCATCTTCGCCGCCGACCTGGCGGTTGATCGCGCTCACGTCGTCATGCTCGAAGAACAGGGCATCGTCGACGAGGCGACAGCCGGCGAAATCCTGGCTGCCCTTGCGGACATCGAGGACGCCGGCCACCAGGCACTCCCGGATGGCGAGGACGTTCACGAGGCCATCGAGACGGCCGTGATCGACCGCGTCGGCCCCGACGGCGGCCGGATGCACACGGCCCGCTCGCGCAACGACGAGGTCGCGACCTGCATTCGCTACCGCCTGCGCGAGGACCTGCTTTCCGCGGTCGAGGCGACCCTCGAAGCGCGCGGCGCGCTGATCGAGACCGCCGAATCCGAGCGCGAGACGGTGATGCCGGGATTCACCCACCTCCAGCCCGCCCAGCCGACGACCGTCGCCCACTGGGCGCTGTCCTACGAGCGCGAGCTGGCTCGCGAGACGGATCGGCTGCTCGACGCCTACGACCGGACGAATCACTCGCCGCTGGGCGCGGCCGCCTTCGCGGGGACGCCCTTCGACGTCGACCGCGAGCGGACAGCCGACCTGCTGGGCTTCGACGGAACGATGGACAACGCAATGGACGCCGTCTCGGCGCGGGACTTCCTCGTCGAGTCGACCGCCGCGCTGGCGAGCCTTGCGACGACGCTGTCGGGACTCGCCGAGGATGTCGTGATCTACGCCAACAAGGGGTACGTCGAGGTCGACGACGCCTACGCCTCGACCTCTTCAATCATGCCCCAGAAGAAGAACCCCGACACGCTCGAACTCGTTCGCGCTCGCGCGGGCGACGCCGCGGCGGGGCTCAACGGCCTGCTGACCACACTCAAGGGGCTGCCGCGGGCGTACAACCGCGACCTCCAGCGCGCCGGCGGCCACGCCTGGCGGGCGATCGACGGCGTCAGCGAGGCGACCGAGGTCGCCGCCGGTGCGATCGCGACCGCCGAGTGGAACGACGCGGTGCTGGCCGACGCGGCTGGCGAGGGCTTTTCGACGGCGACGGGCGTCGCCGACGCGCTCGCGATGGCCGGTGTCCCGTTCCGGACGGCCCACGAGGTCGTCGCGAGCGCGGCCGAAGCCGCCGGCGACGACGTCGATTTCGAGACGCTCGAGGCCGCTGCGCGCGACACTCTCGGCGAATCGCTGTCGGCGTACGTCGACCGCGAGACGATCGAGTCGGCACTCGATCCCGTCGAAAGCGTCGCGAGTCGCGACTCGGCAGGGGGGCCGGCCCCCGAGGCGGTCGCCGAACAGATTGTGACCGCGCGGGACGACCACGCGGCCGATACCGACGCGCTGGACGAGCGCCGGACGGCGATCGACGACGCGGTCGCCGAGCTACAGGCGGAGGTACAGACGTATGTCTGA
- a CDS encoding RimK family alpha-L-glutamate ligase — protein sequence MNVAILYSRIRQDEKLLLEELRERDHEVTKIDVRKQRFGLDEPPEDFEDVDLVLDRCLATSRSLYATEFLSAYDIPVINSHETAETCADKVTNSLALKQAGVPTPKTEVAFTKDTALEIIEDFGYPCVLKPVIGSWGRLMAKIDTKDAAEAILEHKATLGHYEHKVFYVQEFVEKPGRDIRVLATDGEPIAAMVRSSDHWLTNAAKGAETDAFELDDRARELVAEASEAVGGGLLGIDLMETGGSRSDPQQSSGEHSDPRDGVDDETGEPTGYTVHEVNHTVEFKALNDAVETDVPGQVVDWLETNAEVSE from the coding sequence ATGAACGTCGCCATTCTCTACTCGCGCATCCGCCAGGACGAGAAACTCCTGCTCGAAGAGTTGCGCGAGCGCGACCACGAGGTCACGAAGATCGACGTGCGCAAGCAACGGTTCGGCCTCGACGAACCGCCCGAAGACTTCGAGGACGTCGACCTCGTGCTCGACCGGTGTCTGGCGACCAGCCGGAGCCTCTACGCGACGGAGTTCCTTTCCGCCTACGACATCCCGGTGATCAACAGCCACGAGACCGCAGAGACTTGCGCCGACAAGGTGACCAACAGCCTCGCGCTGAAGCAGGCCGGCGTCCCGACCCCGAAGACGGAGGTCGCCTTCACCAAGGATACCGCCCTCGAGATCATCGAGGACTTCGGGTACCCGTGCGTGCTCAAGCCCGTCATCGGGTCGTGGGGTCGCCTGATGGCCAAGATCGACACGAAGGACGCCGCCGAGGCGATCCTCGAACACAAGGCGACGCTCGGTCACTACGAGCACAAGGTCTTCTACGTCCAGGAGTTCGTCGAGAAACCCGGCCGTGACATTCGCGTGCTGGCGACCGACGGCGAGCCGATCGCGGCGATGGTCCGTTCGTCGGATCACTGGCTGACCAACGCCGCGAAAGGGGCCGAGACCGACGCCTTCGAACTCGACGACCGTGCCCGCGAACTCGTCGCCGAGGCCAGCGAAGCTGTCGGCGGCGGGCTGCTGGGCATTGATCTGATGGAAACAGGGGGATCGCGGAGCGATCCCCAGCAGTCGAGCGGGGAGCATAGCGACCCGCGAGACGGTGTGGACGACGAGACCGGTGAACCGACCGGCTACACCGTCCACGAGGTCAACCACACCGTCGAGTTCAAGGCGCTGAACGACGCCGTCGAGACGGACGTCCCCGGCCAGGTCGTCGACTGGCTAGAGACGAACGCGGAGGTGAGCGAGTGA